A DNA window from Flavisolibacter ginsenosidimutans contains the following coding sequences:
- a CDS encoding glycosyltransferase family 4 protein, protein MKRLAIIATHPVQYNAPWFKLLTQRQKLNVKVFYTWSQSQKGAKYDPDFGKVIEWDIPLLEGYDYEFIENVSTNPGSHHFKGIINPALNKTVHAWKPDAVLVVGWSFKSHLACMRYFTGKVPVLFRGDSTLLNEKPGLKRVIRRLVLTYVYSFVDHVLYVGANNKKYYLAHGLKESQLHLAPHAIDNDRFGAREYLEKAKLWRAALGIGDEKFVILYAGKLEERKNPMAVLDLAAQIVSNDYRFLVVGNGPLEQEMKARAANDKRIVFIDFQNQQAMPAVYRLGDALFMPSRSETWGLGANEAMACGLPVLLSSNVGGAVDLVNKNGVIFNLAAMDELKQYIEKLAGCRPCYEASRNASLEHIKTFSFTHIAETVEAICGV, encoded by the coding sequence ATGAAGAGACTTGCCATTATCGCTACGCACCCGGTTCAATACAATGCGCCCTGGTTTAAACTTCTAACGCAAAGACAGAAGTTAAACGTAAAGGTCTTTTATACTTGGTCACAATCACAAAAAGGTGCCAAATACGATCCTGATTTTGGGAAAGTAATTGAGTGGGACATACCGCTTTTAGAGGGTTACGATTACGAATTTATTGAAAACGTTTCCACCAACCCCGGTTCGCATCATTTTAAGGGAATCATCAATCCAGCTTTAAACAAAACTGTTCATGCATGGAAGCCGGATGCGGTTTTAGTTGTTGGTTGGTCGTTCAAAAGCCATCTTGCCTGCATGCGGTATTTCACGGGCAAGGTTCCCGTTTTGTTCCGCGGGGATTCGACGCTTTTAAATGAAAAGCCTGGGCTGAAACGTGTCATTCGCCGGTTGGTTCTGACTTACGTTTATTCTTTTGTTGATCATGTGTTGTATGTGGGAGCCAACAATAAAAAATATTATCTGGCACACGGCCTGAAAGAGTCTCAATTGCACCTGGCGCCTCACGCTATTGACAACGACCGGTTTGGAGCGAGGGAATATTTGGAAAAGGCAAAACTGTGGCGGGCCGCTTTGGGCATTGGCGATGAAAAATTTGTGATTTTGTATGCCGGAAAATTGGAGGAGCGAAAAAATCCCATGGCCGTCTTAGATCTGGCAGCACAAATTGTTTCGAATGATTATCGCTTTTTGGTAGTGGGCAATGGGCCGTTGGAACAAGAAATGAAAGCGAGGGCCGCTAACGACAAGCGCATTGTTTTTATTGATTTTCAAAACCAGCAGGCGATGCCGGCCGTTTACCGGCTGGGCGATGCATTGTTTATGCCTTCAAGAAGTGAAACATGGGGATTAGGCGCAAACGAAGCGATGGCTTGCGGCTTGCCTGTACTTCTTTCATCGAACGTGGGAGGCGCTGTGGATTTGGTAAACAAGAACGGTGTGATTTTTAACCTTGCAGCCATGGATGAGCTGAAGCAATACATTGAAAAGCTGGCGGGATGCAGGCCTTGTTATGAAGCGTCCCGAAACGCTTCGTTGGAACATATCAAAACCTTTAGTTTTACCCACATTGCCGAGACCGTTGAGGCAATTTGCGGAGTGTAA
- a CDS encoding exosortase/archaeosortase family protein, which yields MLKFGGAFCVFYFGTLAIIGLSSPDNFYSSFVAAYLNFIAPLRFSLLRGAGMLLSAFGYSSSLKDDYTILLNSGEGVRMVYSCIGYGVMSFWMAFVFANRGGWKKKAVWILIGLFALWIINVWRIALLLMTMKKHLAFPLGWDHHTWFNIAAYLLIFAMIYFYDRSFGKSNETLINTNANQNTQALQ from the coding sequence TTGCTCAAATTCGGCGGAGCGTTTTGCGTGTTTTATTTTGGCACACTTGCGATCATCGGCCTTTCGTCGCCCGATAATTTTTACAGTTCTTTTGTTGCGGCCTACCTGAATTTTATTGCGCCGTTGCGTTTTTCGCTTTTGCGGGGTGCAGGCATGTTGCTTTCGGCTTTTGGTTATTCTTCTTCTTTGAAAGACGATTATACAATTTTGCTGAACAGTGGTGAAGGCGTACGGATGGTTTATTCGTGCATTGGATACGGCGTAATGAGCTTTTGGATGGCTTTTGTTTTTGCCAACAGAGGAGGTTGGAAGAAAAAGGCGGTTTGGATCTTAATCGGACTGTTCGCTTTGTGGATCATCAATGTGTGGCGAATTGCCTTGCTTTTAATGACAATGAAAAAACATTTGGCTTTTCCCCTGGGGTGGGATCATCATACCTGGTTTAACATCGCTGCCTATCTTCTTATTTTTGCAATGATTTATTTTTACGATCGCTCTTTTGGAAAGAGCAACGAAACCCTCATAAACACAAACGCTAACCAAAACACACAAGCTTTACAATGA
- a CDS encoding glycosyltransferase family 2 protein has product MKVSLITVTYNSARYLQNAIQSVYNQDYPDIEYIVVDGGSTDETLSIIEQNASCITKWISEKDQGMYDAINKGMKMATGDVIGILNSDDMLASKNVISKIAACFKEQKVDSIFGDLLYVEAEETSKIHRFWKGMPYNRKSFNLGWMPAHPTFYVRREIVEQLGGYETHYFSAADFELMTRYLYKHRISAYYLPELIVKMRKGGMSNGSFKKRFRANRRDYLALKRNNVPFPFIVSMIKPLRKLPQYIRFLHPAKEEGVRTNLSPATA; this is encoded by the coding sequence ATGAAAGTTTCCCTTATCACCGTTACCTACAACTCTGCTCGGTATCTGCAAAATGCGATACAGTCTGTTTACAACCAAGACTATCCGGACATTGAATACATCGTTGTTGACGGTGGTTCAACCGACGAAACGCTCTCCATTATCGAGCAAAATGCCTCTTGCATTACAAAGTGGATTTCTGAAAAAGACCAAGGCATGTACGATGCCATCAACAAAGGAATGAAAATGGCCACCGGAGATGTTATCGGTATTCTGAACAGCGACGATATGCTGGCCTCAAAAAATGTTATTTCCAAAATAGCCGCCTGTTTTAAAGAGCAGAAAGTGGATTCAATTTTTGGTGACCTTTTGTATGTAGAAGCAGAGGAAACATCGAAGATTCATCGTTTCTGGAAGGGTATGCCTTACAACCGTAAATCGTTCAATCTTGGCTGGATGCCCGCCCATCCAACTTTTTATGTTCGTCGGGAAATAGTGGAGCAATTAGGCGGTTACGAAACTCATTATTTTTCTGCGGCCGATTTTGAGTTGATGACGCGATATTTATATAAACACCGCATCAGTGCATATTACCTGCCTGAGTTAATTGTAAAAATGCGCAAGGGCGGTATGAGTAACGGCAGCTTTAAAAAACGCTTCCGGGCAAATCGAAGAGACTACCTGGCACTGAAAAGAAACAATGTTCCGTTTCCCTTCATCGTTTCCATGATCAAGCCTTTGCGAAAATTGCCGCAATACATTCGGTTTTTGCACCCTGCAAAAGAAGAAGGAGTTCGCACCAATCTTTCTCCGGCTACAGCATAA
- the secG gene encoding preprotein translocase subunit SecG, protein MTILFIILVIIASVVLSLIVLVQNPKGGGLAGNIAGFSNQFMGVKQTNDVLEKGTWIFAGVIAVLCIASTLFISGAKGIDRTQNLGNGATNTQQTAPARNSAPAQNNGQLPAQPAK, encoded by the coding sequence ATGACCATTCTTTTCATTATTCTTGTCATCATTGCCTCGGTGGTATTGAGTTTAATCGTGTTGGTGCAAAACCCCAAAGGTGGTGGCCTGGCAGGAAACATTGCCGGTTTTAGCAACCAGTTCATGGGCGTAAAACAAACGAACGACGTATTGGAAAAAGGCACATGGATTTTTGCCGGCGTAATTGCTGTTTTGTGCATTGCTTCCACCCTGTTTATTTCAGGCGCAAAAGGCATTGATCGCACACAGAACCTTGGCAACGGCGCAACCAATACGCAGCAAACAGCCCCGGCTCGAAATTCGGCTCCTGCACAGAACAACGGGCAATTGCCTGCACAACCAGCAAAATAA
- a CDS encoding carbamoyltransferase family protein encodes MIILGINAYHADSSAAIFVNGKMIAAIEEERFRRVKHWAGFPKLAIEFCLKEAGVTYEQVNFFAIGRDPKAKFLKKILFVASNPAGSMKVIKDRVSNSKKMASVDEELASISGLPVKAFAGKVVNVEHHRSHIASAFFASPFEEAACLSIDGSGDFTTTMIGIGKGNEIQILDSVDFPHSIGIFYTAFTQLLGFPHYGDEYKVMGMAPYGEPKYLDKFDDVVELTSDGLFKLNLKYFRSATQGVISYGDDNIPVVAPLFSDLMVQRFGPVRKKEEPLEQYHKDLAASVQRFTEKVIFHILNHLQKRTGLENVCIAGGVAQNSVANGKITRNTTFKNVYIPSAGHDAGISMGAALYVQHQIQKMPRQSSIRSAYTGSNFSNEEIKSILTKKSIPFSEHDDEQLFQKITDCLQNGGVVGWFNGRAEFGPRALGGRSIIADPRRADAKEILNSKIKRRESFRPFAPSILKEHVSDYFELADEVPFMEKVFPIKKDKRAEVPAVTHVDGSGRLQTVDKEISPRYHGLIEAFYKKTGVPILLNTSFNENEPIVNSPEEALACYLRTNMDMLVMENIVVERRAEK; translated from the coding sequence ATGATTATACTTGGAATCAATGCTTATCACGCAGACTCGTCAGCAGCCATATTTGTGAACGGCAAAATGATTGCCGCTATTGAAGAAGAACGTTTTCGGCGGGTAAAACACTGGGCCGGTTTTCCCAAACTGGCCATTGAATTTTGCCTGAAAGAAGCCGGTGTTACTTATGAGCAAGTGAACTTTTTTGCCATTGGCCGCGATCCTAAAGCCAAATTCTTAAAAAAGATTTTGTTTGTGGCCAGCAATCCTGCCGGAAGCATGAAGGTGATAAAAGACCGCGTTTCGAACAGCAAAAAAATGGCATCTGTTGACGAAGAACTTGCGTCCATTTCGGGTTTGCCTGTGAAAGCATTTGCGGGTAAGGTGGTAAACGTTGAACACCATCGCAGTCACATTGCATCGGCTTTTTTTGCCTCCCCTTTTGAAGAAGCGGCGTGCCTTTCCATTGATGGTTCGGGAGACTTCACCACCACCATGATCGGTATTGGCAAAGGCAACGAAATTCAGATTCTTGACTCGGTAGATTTTCCGCATTCCATCGGTATTTTTTACACTGCTTTCACACAGCTTTTAGGCTTTCCACACTATGGCGACGAATACAAAGTAATGGGCATGGCACCTTACGGCGAGCCAAAATATCTTGATAAATTTGACGACGTTGTTGAACTGACAAGTGATGGTTTATTTAAGCTAAACCTGAAATATTTTCGTTCGGCCACGCAGGGAGTTATTTCTTACGGCGATGACAACATACCGGTTGTAGCACCACTTTTTAGCGATTTAATGGTGCAGCGTTTTGGTCCTGTACGCAAAAAGGAAGAACCGTTGGAACAATATCACAAAGATCTTGCAGCCTCAGTGCAAAGGTTTACAGAAAAGGTCATCTTCCACATTCTGAATCATCTGCAAAAGCGCACCGGATTGGAAAATGTGTGTATTGCTGGCGGCGTAGCACAAAACTCGGTTGCAAACGGCAAAATCACCCGCAACACCACCTTTAAAAACGTGTACATTCCGTCGGCGGGACATGATGCAGGCATCTCTATGGGTGCTGCACTTTACGTGCAACATCAAATACAAAAAATGCCGCGACAGTCTTCCATCCGCTCAGCTTATACTGGCAGTAATTTTAGTAACGAGGAAATTAAATCAATCTTAACTAAGAAAAGCATTCCGTTTAGCGAACACGACGATGAACAACTCTTTCAGAAAATTACGGATTGCCTTCAAAATGGTGGCGTTGTTGGCTGGTTCAATGGCCGCGCCGAATTTGGGCCACGTGCTTTAGGTGGCCGTTCTATCATTGCCGATCCGCGCAGAGCCGATGCAAAAGAAATTCTGAACAGCAAAATCAAACGCCGCGAAAGCTTTCGTCCTTTCGCCCCGTCCATTTTGAAAGAACACGTTTCGGATTACTTCGAGCTTGCTGACGAAGTGCCATTCATGGAAAAAGTTTTCCCTATCAAAAAAGATAAAAGGGCAGAAGTGCCGGCAGTGACACACGTTGACGGTTCGGGCAGGTTGCAAACGGTGGACAAAGAAATTTCGCCCCGCTATCACGGTTTGATTGAAGCTTTTTATAAGAAAACCGGTGTGCCAATTTTGTTGAATACATCATTCAATGAAAACGAACCCATTGTAAACAGTCCTGAGGAAGCCCTTGCCTGTTACTTACGCACAAACATGGACATGTTGGTGATGGAGAATATCGTTGTGGAGAGAAGAGCGGAGAAATAG
- a CDS encoding TrmH family RNA methyltransferase, whose amino-acid sequence MTPQRKSRIGSVLSHRQSDLTIVLENVFDPHNISAVMRSCDAVGIQEIYVLNTKIPRHKKWGSRSSSSAAKWLTIHQFDDAEMCVSTLRKRYNRILTTHLSSDAVSLYKLDLTISTALIFGNEHAGVSDEIKSLCDGNFIIPQVGMIQSLNISVACAVSLYEAFRQKQAVGHYDGQKLSEEAYQSLATLWGMQNEL is encoded by the coding sequence ATGACGCCTCAACGAAAATCCCGCATCGGATCAGTCCTGTCACACCGTCAGAGCGATTTGACAATTGTTTTGGAAAACGTTTTCGATCCCCACAATATTTCCGCCGTCATGCGCAGTTGTGATGCTGTTGGTATACAAGAAATTTATGTACTTAACACAAAAATCCCTCGACACAAAAAATGGGGAAGTAGAAGTAGCAGCAGTGCTGCGAAATGGCTTACCATTCATCAGTTTGATGATGCAGAAATGTGTGTATCAACGTTACGAAAAAGATACAACCGCATTTTAACCACACATCTGTCGTCGGATGCCGTAAGTTTATATAAGCTTGATTTAACTATAAGTACGGCCCTTATTTTTGGCAACGAACACGCCGGTGTAAGCGATGAAATAAAAAGCCTGTGCGACGGTAATTTTATCATTCCACAAGTAGGCATGATTCAATCGCTCAATATCAGTGTAGCCTGTGCGGTGAGTTTATACGAAGCTTTCCGGCAAAAACAAGCCGTGGGTCATTACGACGGGCAAAAGCTTTCGGAAGAGGCGTACCAATCTTTAGCAACGCTATGGGGAATGCAAAATGAACTTTGA
- the mltG gene encoding endolytic transglycosylase MltG, producing MKKYLKIGVVIILILAAVGAWIFLGPATGFSGKKAYLYIRTNAATKGAVLDSLEKNKIITNTTAFNFLASRFGYWQTIKPGKYEIDKSSSLLTIVRMLRNGRQAPVDLVITKLRTKEDFARFTGARFEFDSAEMVSFLNDADSMKHYNVDTGTIFCNVIPNTYRFFWSTTPSAVYERLSEESRKFWNGERRAKAEALGLSPCEVYTLASIIEEETTNNKEKDTVASVYLNRLKKGIRLGADPTLKFAVRNFALKRIAGDIMHVASPYNTYENKGLPPGPICTPSKITIDAVLNPAQTAYYFFVANSKLNGHLFSETFEEHVKKANIYREEDKARRERDSLLKVGK from the coding sequence ATGAAAAAGTATTTGAAAATTGGGGTGGTGATCATCCTGATTCTTGCAGCCGTTGGTGCGTGGATTTTTTTAGGACCGGCAACGGGCTTTTCCGGCAAGAAAGCTTATTTGTACATCCGTACCAACGCCGCTACAAAAGGCGCCGTTTTGGATTCGCTTGAAAAAAATAAAATCATCACCAACACCACCGCATTCAATTTTCTTGCGTCACGCTTCGGATACTGGCAAACCATTAAACCCGGTAAATACGAGATAGATAAAAGCAGCAGCTTGCTAACCATTGTTCGAATGCTTCGCAACGGAAGGCAAGCACCGGTTGATCTTGTCATCACCAAGCTCCGCACAAAAGAAGACTTTGCAAGGTTTACGGGAGCACGTTTCGAATTTGATTCAGCGGAGATGGTTTCGTTTTTGAACGATGCCGATTCGATGAAGCATTATAACGTTGATACAGGCACAATCTTCTGTAACGTTATTCCGAACACCTATCGCTTTTTCTGGAGCACAACGCCATCGGCTGTCTATGAAAGGTTAAGCGAAGAATCGCGGAAGTTTTGGAATGGGGAAAGAAGAGCCAAAGCCGAAGCTCTTGGCTTATCGCCATGCGAAGTGTACACGCTTGCTTCCATCATTGAGGAGGAAACAACTAACAACAAAGAGAAAGACACGGTTGCCAGCGTTTACTTAAACCGTTTGAAAAAAGGCATTCGTTTGGGCGCAGACCCAACCTTAAAATTTGCGGTAAGAAATTTTGCCTTGAAGCGCATTGCCGGCGACATCATGCACGTTGCTTCGCCTTACAATACATACGAGAACAAAGGTTTGCCGCCCGGCCCCATTTGCACACCCTCAAAGATTACGATTGATGCGGTACTCAACCCGGCGCAAACGGCCTATTATTTCTTCGTGGCCAATAGCAAATTAAACGGCCACTTGTTTAGCGAAACCTTTGAAGAGCATGTAAAGAAAGCGAACATTTACCGCGAAGAAGACAAGGCAAGACGGGAACGTGATTCTCTACTCAAAGTTGGAAAGTAA
- a CDS encoding glycosyltransferase family protein: MKICIVTTRHISYNPRVLKEADVFAAHGIDVSVVTVNNNAQQARFDEAMMKERKWRLVTVNFRREIKSEKLRWLFLSLQEKIFSVFSKFTYRYGVAERASLKGFSALARLAKNEEADFYIAHHAEALGIAYAAAKNKGVRFGFDAEDFHTGMSESGSPSDKDSLLSFLEGKYLPHAAYITAASKGIGEAYEKKYGLAKTTTILNVFPKEATTVTSADFPVKFYWYSQVIGPNRSLETLLEAASQIDAPYELHLRGSYCNDAYKEFLQTLIKQKNLQKKVFIHPPIVAERIITDASKYDVGLALETDVSYNRDVCVTNKIFSYLMAGLAIVGTDTYGQKDIFSHFKKAVLLCGKNNADELAQAMLYFIQHPEELTVAKRFAKEAAEERFNWEVESEKLLTLLEEKAGVLQQGPLVLK, translated from the coding sequence CGCGTACTGAAAGAAGCAGACGTTTTTGCCGCACACGGAATTGACGTAAGCGTTGTTACCGTGAACAACAATGCGCAGCAAGCGCGGTTTGACGAAGCCATGATGAAAGAAAGAAAATGGCGGCTTGTGACAGTTAACTTTCGAAGAGAAATCAAGTCTGAGAAATTGCGTTGGCTCTTTTTGTCATTGCAAGAAAAGATATTTTCAGTGTTTTCGAAGTTTACATACCGGTACGGTGTTGCAGAACGGGCCTCGCTAAAGGGCTTTTCGGCTTTGGCACGCTTGGCAAAAAACGAGGAAGCAGACTTCTACATTGCTCATCATGCGGAAGCTTTGGGCATTGCGTACGCCGCGGCAAAAAACAAAGGCGTGCGATTTGGTTTTGATGCCGAAGATTTTCACACAGGCATGAGCGAATCGGGAAGCCCGTCTGACAAGGACAGCCTTCTGTCTTTCTTGGAGGGAAAATACTTACCCCATGCGGCGTACATCACGGCGGCATCTAAGGGCATCGGCGAAGCATACGAGAAAAAATACGGATTGGCAAAAACAACAACAATTCTGAACGTATTCCCGAAGGAAGCAACAACGGTAACAAGCGCTGATTTTCCGGTAAAATTTTACTGGTATTCTCAGGTGATCGGGCCAAACAGAAGCCTGGAGACCTTATTGGAAGCGGCCTCTCAGATTGATGCGCCGTACGAGCTCCATTTGCGCGGCAGTTATTGCAACGATGCTTACAAGGAATTTTTGCAAACGCTGATAAAGCAAAAGAACCTGCAGAAGAAAGTGTTTATTCATCCGCCAATTGTCGCAGAACGGATTATTACCGATGCGAGCAAGTACGATGTTGGCCTTGCGTTGGAAACTGATGTTTCGTATAACCGCGATGTTTGTGTTACAAACAAGATATTTTCTTATTTGATGGCGGGACTTGCCATAGTGGGTACAGATACGTATGGTCAAAAAGATATTTTTTCGCATTTCAAAAAAGCCGTACTTCTTTGTGGTAAAAACAATGCAGACGAATTGGCACAAGCCATGCTTTATTTTATTCAGCATCCCGAAGAGTTAACCGTTGCCAAACGTTTCGCCAAAGAAGCTGCCGAAGAGCGGTTTAACTGGGAGGTTGAGTCAGAGAAGCTCTTGACTTTGCTGGAGGAAAAGGCGGGTGTTTTGCAACAAGGGCCACTGGTTTTAAAATAG
- the lptE gene encoding LPS assembly lipoprotein LptE — MKSLKNKQKAITAGVLLFAFLLLSFALLSCKVSYGFNEKTSSIPDSVKTVRINLIENRAPYQNPQLSPLLTEQLKRKVTNQTKLTMVNANNTNPDWEISGEIRDYSVSTTGVTSTNGQSQSSINRLTVTVHISINKRSKTDEYDVSRSFDFSARQSLQQAEASLLDEMVRNLTDEIFNRLFSDW; from the coding sequence ATGAAATCTCTAAAAAATAAACAGAAAGCCATTACCGCCGGGGTGCTTTTGTTTGCCTTTTTACTTTTGAGTTTTGCCCTGCTCTCCTGCAAGGTTTCATATGGGTTCAACGAAAAAACATCATCCATTCCTGACAGCGTAAAAACCGTTCGCATCAACCTGATTGAAAACCGTGCGCCGTACCAAAACCCGCAACTTTCGCCTTTGCTTACCGAGCAATTAAAACGAAAAGTCACCAATCAAACCAAGCTGACGATGGTGAATGCCAACAACACCAATCCTGATTGGGAAATCTCCGGCGAGATTCGCGATTACTCGGTAAGCACGACCGGCGTTACATCAACCAACGGTCAAAGTCAGTCATCTATCAACCGACTCACAGTTACTGTTCACATTTCCATCAACAAGCGCAGCAAAACTGATGAATACGATGTGAGCCGAAGCTTTGATTTCAGTGCAAGGCAATCGCTCCAACAAGCCGAAGCATCGCTGCTGGATGAAATGGTTCGCAACTTAACCGATGAAATTTTCAACCGCCTTTTTTCCGATTGGTAA
- a CDS encoding glycosyltransferase — protein MKKVLIVSPYFPPFNTADMQRVRQTLPYLREMGWEPTVLTVDEKYVDAYSTDPLLLQTIPNDIKIEKVNALKGTLTRRFGIGSLSLRAFFSMRNKGDELFQKQRFDLVYFSTTAFHVMALGPHWKKKFGVPFILDIQDPWYNTYYFNNALSKKTLKARLFHRLDKYLEEKTLPFADGIISVSAGYEKLYLQRYSTLQAEQFCVIPFGCAELDFPIAKANVSASRVRFPEEHFNMVYIGRGGQDMTFASGIIFDAVKMGLQSRPDVFSKLHLWFIGTSYAQAGEGKKTIEPIAHQKGLANLVTEVTDRLPYFETLHLLDKANLLFMPGSTDPTYTASKVYPYIYLNKPLLAVFHEKSSVCEIIGKTSAAKVVPFTDAVKEEDKKKMTEDCYHYFLKVISNQEKTAGFNRAAFEEYTAKAMTAKQVDFFNRITAHFSFVQPKTFQEA, from the coding sequence TTGAAAAAAGTCCTGATTGTTTCACCTTACTTCCCGCCTTTCAATACAGCCGACATGCAACGGGTTCGGCAGACGCTTCCTTATTTAAGGGAAATGGGCTGGGAGCCAACCGTGTTAACGGTAGATGAAAAGTACGTTGATGCATACAGCACAGACCCCTTGTTATTGCAGACAATTCCGAATGATATAAAGATTGAGAAAGTCAACGCCCTGAAAGGAACCCTGACCCGGAGATTTGGAATAGGGAGCTTGTCGCTTCGAGCTTTTTTTTCCATGCGAAACAAAGGCGACGAACTGTTTCAGAAGCAGCGTTTTGATTTGGTTTATTTTTCAACTACCGCTTTTCACGTAATGGCTCTTGGCCCGCATTGGAAAAAGAAGTTTGGTGTTCCTTTCATTCTGGACATTCAAGATCCTTGGTATAATACCTACTACTTCAACAACGCCTTGTCGAAAAAGACCCTCAAGGCAAGGCTGTTTCACCGGCTCGATAAATATCTGGAAGAAAAAACATTGCCTTTTGCAGACGGAATCATCAGTGTTTCTGCCGGTTATGAGAAACTTTACCTTCAACGGTATTCAACACTGCAGGCCGAACAGTTTTGCGTCATTCCTTTTGGTTGCGCCGAATTGGATTTCCCGATTGCAAAAGCAAACGTTAGTGCGTCTCGTGTTCGTTTTCCAGAGGAGCATTTCAACATGGTCTATATTGGCCGGGGCGGACAGGATATGACTTTTGCATCGGGCATTATTTTCGACGCCGTGAAAATGGGCTTGCAAAGCAGACCCGACGTTTTTTCAAAATTGCACCTGTGGTTTATCGGCACAAGCTATGCGCAGGCAGGCGAAGGCAAAAAAACCATCGAACCGATTGCGCATCAAAAGGGGCTTGCAAATTTGGTTACCGAGGTCACTGACCGGTTGCCCTATTTTGAAACACTTCATTTGCTGGACAAAGCCAATCTTCTTTTCATGCCGGGATCAACTGACCCAACGTATACGGCTTCAAAAGTTTATCCTTACATCTACCTGAACAAACCGCTTTTGGCAGTGTTTCACGAGAAAAGTAGCGTGTGTGAAATCATTGGCAAAACCTCAGCGGCCAAGGTTGTTCCATTTACTGATGCTGTAAAAGAAGAGGACAAAAAAAAGATGACCGAGGACTGTTATCATTATTTTTTAAAAGTGATCAGCAATCAGGAAAAAACCGCTGGCTTTAACCGGGCCGCTTTTGAAGAATACACAGCCAAAGCGATGACTGCAAAGCAAGTGGACTTCTTTAACCGAATCACGGCTCATTTTTCTTTTGTACAACCCAAAACTTTTCAGGAAGCATAA
- a CDS encoding glycosyltransferase family 4 protein, with the protein MKVVIFIDWFAPAYKAGGPVQSIVNLVNQPIEGVEYKIICSNKDLDGSLLQGVAYDEWVKYNLRTQVWYNSNNRAVRNLLKQVSAWQADVFFINGIYSLYYNFFPVLFGNAKRKIISARGMLHAGALSQKGVKKRIYLWIWKLLNIHRKHAFHATNEEESVFIKVVFGEKVKVHIAANLPRILQIPFAHLKKKRLELLSIGLISPMKNYFQVLKALGQCKAQVNYTIYGPVKDASYWKECKDQIEKLPANVSVYYRGDLPSAKVPEALKEAHVFILPSKSENFGHAIYEALSAGLPVITSHGTPWNGLKEATAGMNISPENDYELSEAICFFAAADETELVKWSAGAKAYAEKAIDVRQIENQYRRMFQL; encoded by the coding sequence GTGAAAGTTGTCATTTTCATTGATTGGTTTGCGCCTGCCTATAAAGCCGGTGGTCCCGTTCAATCCATTGTAAACCTGGTGAACCAGCCGATAGAAGGAGTGGAGTACAAAATCATCTGCTCCAATAAAGATCTCGACGGCAGTTTGCTTCAAGGCGTCGCTTACGACGAATGGGTCAAGTACAATTTGCGCACGCAGGTTTGGTATAATTCAAACAACAGAGCCGTTCGCAATTTGCTTAAACAGGTTTCGGCTTGGCAGGCTGATGTCTTTTTTATCAACGGCATTTACTCACTTTATTACAATTTTTTTCCTGTTCTTTTCGGCAACGCAAAAAGAAAGATCATTTCGGCCCGCGGCATGTTGCACGCCGGCGCTCTTTCGCAGAAAGGCGTTAAGAAAAGGATTTACCTCTGGATTTGGAAACTGCTGAATATTCATCGCAAGCATGCCTTTCATGCCACCAACGAAGAGGAAAGCGTATTTATTAAAGTTGTTTTTGGCGAAAAGGTAAAAGTCCACATTGCCGCAAATCTTCCGCGCATTTTGCAGATACCTTTTGCGCATCTGAAGAAAAAACGTCTGGAGTTGCTTTCGATTGGTTTAATCAGCCCGATGAAAAATTATTTCCAAGTTTTGAAAGCACTCGGGCAATGCAAGGCTCAAGTGAATTATACAATCTATGGACCGGTGAAAGATGCGTCTTATTGGAAAGAATGCAAGGATCAAATCGAAAAACTACCGGCCAACGTTTCGGTTTACTATCGAGGTGATTTACCTTCAGCAAAGGTGCCTGAAGCCTTAAAAGAAGCACACGTTTTTATACTTCCAAGCAAGAGCGAAAACTTTGGACATGCAATTTATGAAGCGTTGTCGGCAGGACTTCCGGTCATTACAAGTCACGGCACTCCTTGGAACGGATTGAAAGAAGCAACTGCCGGAATGAACATTTCTCCCGAAAATGATTATGAACTTTCAGAAGCAATTTGTTTTTTTGCGGCGGCCGACGAGACTGAATTGGTTAAGTGGTCTGCCGGCGCCAAGGCTTATGCAGAAAAAGCCATTGACGTACGTCAGATTGAAAACCAGTACCGGCGCATGTTTCAGCTTTAG